AACCAGGAACCACCCGTTCCATCGACCGAATGGAAGTGGAACGTTAATTCTAGACGAGGCGCCACTAGAACGGGGCACCAGCTCGCGCCCTGTCTGTGCGATCGATAATCGCTGAGCTAAACCCATTGGCGACCGCTAATTTGGGCCGCTCGCGTGttccccaccaccaccccatcAGTGCTACTCTGCTACTCTGATCGATGACACATTCTGCACCATCACAATGCGACTACTGTATGCCCCCTCCAACCCTTCTACTACTGAACTACTACACACGACCATCAAACAAGAAGGGTTGCCGACATTCCGACCGAGGGCTGGTATGTATTGGTACGATGATTTTAGCATGCGGGAAAATGAAGCGCAGGAAAAATGCTACGACGGAAGGTAGCACGTGTCGCGACGtcagtattttttttcgatgGAAGCGACGACACCCAAATGGCATATCGCAATTATGCACCATAAAGAAGAGCAGCTGTTTGTTTCAACGTTCAAACAAGGAGACACGGTTAGCAGCCCCAACACAGGCTTCTTCCATGTCTACCCGATTTCCGAAACGATTGGGGGGCAACGGCTGGCTTGCCGGCATATTGAAACATTCCAAAAACGATACTGACGGTCTGTCTCCTACCTCCGCCGAACGCTAATTCCCTTGTCTGAACCCGTCGCAGAAAAGCGATGCGGACAGTTTGGAGTGGCGAACGAATTAACAACCGGCGGTAACGGTCGGGGCGGTGCTAATCCTGCCTAGGTCATAGTGATGGGTttagttggcaaaaatccggagtcaaCTTCGGACAACTTAAGAAAATTTCAGAACTGACTCTGGAAGATAAAAACGCATAGCATTatccagagtcatccggagtggTCCGAAGTCGTcgggagtcgtccggagtcgggaAGAGTCggattcgtccggagtcggcgAGAGTCGGATTCGTCCGGAATCGTAGGAAGTCGTCCgtagtcatctggagtcggccggagtcggTCTTCGAAACAAAAATGCACGCGCAaagtaaaagacaaaaaatacacacaacgAAATAATCTTAAGCACATAGCTCTAGATGGCTCCGGTTGACTACAACCGACTCCGATTTTAGTCGACTCCAATAGACTTTGGATGACTTGGAACGACTTCGACTCCGGGCAACTCCAGCCAACTCCAGACGAACTCTGGACGACTTAGGACGAACTCCGACTCCAGGAATCTCAgtacaactccggacgactccggataactccggacgactccaacctcggacaactccggacgactccggatatctCCGGACAACTCAGGGCGAATTCGGCCGtctccagacaactccggatgactccaggcGACTCCGACCACGGACAACTCCGagcgactccggacaactccggacaactcagGGTGAATTCGGACGTCTCCAGACAactcggatgactccggatgtcTCTGAACAactacggacgactccggacgactcccgACAACTTCGAACTACTCATACTCCAggcggaactagtggttcTCATTTTGCCAGAGTCGGAATGGGACTAACAATAGTTGAAGACAGATCAGAGTGGTGGGTGCGCTTCAGAAAGCACATCACTAAggtacacatacatacacagacaTACACCTCGTACCGAACTAAGCAAGGAAAACGAAATCGCAACAGAAATCAACAGCACAGGTACGGACGTGTACGAACGGTACGTTGATACCTACCCTTGGTAGGAAGCTGAGTTGGACAGCAGCCCACCGTCGATGCTTTCGCGCGACATCTCGTCCGCCATCTTCACCTTCAGCTGGTGGCCGAACGAGTTCAGGTCGGAGGTGGAGTTCGGTGTGATCGGTTTGGACGAACCGTCGTGTTGTGGTGGTCGCCGTCGTGTGGTGTTGTTGATCGAGTTGGCCGTACCGTTCGGCAGTGGCTGGaccggtgtggtggtggtggtcgtgtgCACACCATTCTCATCGTCcatcgactgctgctgctgctgctgcttttcgtTGATGTGGTTCGCCGTCACCTCGACCTCGTTCTCGTTGTTGATCTTGTTGTCGTTGCCCTCGTCCGTCTCCTGCTCGAGATCGTCCTCGCCGGCCTCGTCCTCGCCGTTCTTGTCCAGCAGGCCGGCCTCCTCGTCCTCGTTGAAGATGACAAAGTACGCGAACGCCAGGTAGATGACCGAGATGATGAACGACGGTATCGGGATCGCCATCGCGTACACCAGGTTGAGCGTGTTCTGCCACATGTCCAGATCGCTGATCACCAGCTCGGGATCGACGCGCGAGTAGTAGCAGCTGAAGTTGGTCCCGATCGTCCAGTACTTCTTCGTCCAGATGGTGCAGTTCAGTATGGGGGGTAGCCGCAGCCCTTCACGTTCGGATAGAGCCGGGCCCGGTAAAGTACCATTCCGAGTTGTTGCCCATCAGCCCGGTCATCTCCTCCGGGTACTCGATGAACGCGTTCTCGTCGTCGATGATCGAGCTGATGAAGCCGTGCTTCGAGTCGCCGTACCCGCCGCCCAGCCCGTTGCCGCCCTCCAGCAGCGCGTCGCCGTAGTCGTAGTCGGCTCGGATCGCCCGCTCGAACCGGTTCAGCGCACTGCCGTACCGGCTATTGCTACCGGCCAGCGCCCGGGacgcgccaccaccaccgtcggaCGTGCTGATCGGTTGGCTACTGCTGCGCCGCCGCCCGGCTTGGCTACGCTATTGGAACTACTAGCTATACTATTATCTCTACTATTCTCCTCCCGACTAATGCTACTATCACCCGTGGGGTTTGTTGAAGCGCTCGtgcccgccgccgccgccgacgaTGGTGCCGGCGTTGAGCTGGCCGTGTCACCGCCGGCTGCCTCCctggcggcggccgccgctaGCTGGGCGGCCGTCTTGTAATTGACGCGTATCTGCTGGCACTCGTAGATGTCCTTGGTGCAGCCTTCGCGACACGACGCCCAGGAGCAGTTCTTCGCCCCGTACAGATGCTCATTGTAGGCGGTCACGCACAGGGCCGGCGACTCGTCGAACTGCATGAAGATCGTCTGGAACGCGGGCTCGATCACGAACGGCACCAGGAAGAGGAAAGCGAACAGGCTGAACGTGCCAAGCAGGATAAAGAAGGCGGTAGTGTAGAACAGTGCCTTTTCGCGGAATGTGCGCGGGACGATTTCCTCATCCATAGCTGCTGGTTGCGGGACCGGCTGCTACTGTTTGGTGCCGTTTCGGGCTGGTTTGGCGAGGGGCGACGAAGGGGAGCTAATGCGCTAATGGCCCCCGTTAAGCAGGtctttttgtgcgtgtgtgtgtgtgtgtatgagctGAGGTGCCGGTTAGTGCGCTCGAACCAGCAGCGCCGTATGCGCCAAACAAACCGAACTCGACGATCGGCAAGGAAGCGAGAGCAAGTGCTGACTCTGCCTCCTGCTaaactctctcactctctctctctctgtacgGGGCTGTCCCGTGCAAGGACACGCCAACACGACAACACAACACTGCTACTTGCTATTGGCTCATCAGCTGCAACCTACGGAGCATCCATTATTCTTCCATGGTCGGCCCAGAACCAGCAAGGCGCGCGGGCCGTGTACCTTGTCGTGGCAAAATCGCTCGGAGCTTCCCTTTCCTTTCCGTGTGTTTGCCGAACGCTTGTCC
This is a stretch of genomic DNA from Anopheles merus strain MAF chromosome 2R, AmerM5.1, whole genome shotgun sequence. It encodes these proteins:
- the LOC121591024 gene encoding uncharacterized protein LOC121591024: MDEEIVPRTFREKALFYTTAFFILLGTFSLFAFLFLVPFVIEPAFQTIFMQFDESPALCVTAYNEHLYGAKNCSWASCREGCTKDIYECQQIRVNYKTAAQLAAAAAREAAGGDTASSTPAPSSAAAAGTSASTNPTGDSSISREENSRDNSIASSSNSVAKPGGGAAVANRSARPTVVVARPGRWPVAIAGTAVR